A stretch of DNA from Rhineura floridana isolate rRhiFlo1 chromosome 20, rRhiFlo1.hap2, whole genome shotgun sequence:
ATAATTTGATCTCACACAGAGCAGAGGTCtttaattaacaggaaataaaatcACAGTTGGATTAATTGCTGAGACGTGTGGCTTAATTTCCTATAGGAAGTAAGAGTTTATGCCAAGTAAGCTGGAAGGACAGTTCTTGTAAGTCAAAAGAATTTGGGGGGATTTTTATGTGGGTAGGACAACTGCTCAAAGTTCTTATCGGTTAGGAATATCAGTGGATGTGTTTGCAAGGCTGACCCCTTCACAATTTCCCCAGAGTGGAATGTAGAAGGActgtggtatacaaataaattcTACTCTGGAATGTTTGTACCCCTTTATCAGGTTGCCATGTGAAATTATGATGATCATAATACAGAGAAATCTTGCATGAATGACCAAATTTAATTATCTCTTTGTAGCGCTTGTGTGACTATGTGTGTGACCTTCTTCTAGAAGAATCTAACGTGCAGCCAGTTTCTACGCCAGTTACCGTCTGCGGCGACATACATGGACAGGTGGAATTTTATATGAATTGTTCCTTCGATGCTATAGCCCCTGGTACAGTGTTACAAAGCTCtgacagcatttcagtgtgaatggtATATTTGCAGTCTCATAGCAGTGATGTTCCAGATGTACTGTGCAAGAACCAGATATGGGTGTAGAGATCGTGGTTggaagaagaagagagagaggcaTCACTTAGTGATGCTCAGTGACATGACCGGTGCATACTGCCTTGTGCAGCATTGCAACCATGAGACACAAATATTAACATTAAATACTTTTTTAGAAATACCATCAAGACCcataatcaaaacaaaacatagaaTGTTGATCAGGGAATAGCTCAGATGCTGTCTGTCTTGCACTGATGCAACCTGTTTAGGTAGCCCCAGGATAAAGCTGGTAGCTTTTTAACTCTTTAAATGTGGGAGCCTAGCACTTGAACATCCCTGAGCACACATAGTTCTCTTCAACCTATGGTTGTCATTTGATGCCTTTCAGAaccatctctttttttaaaaaaaagaaaacaaaagggtCACTAATGATCTTATGGGAATTCTGAGTAATTTGGGTTTAACATAATTAATGGTACAAACCATTCAtccttttcttttgtctttcagTTTTATGATTTATGTGAATTATTCAGAACTGGAGGTCAGGTTCCTGACACAAACTATATATTTATGGTATGTACAAATCAAATGCTAAAAATAAATAGCGAATGGTTTTTGAAATGTAGTACTAATTCTGTGACTTTGCAACTCtctttgtgtgttgttgttgtcttaATCTGGGCACCTGGGTCTTGCTTGCCTCTTTGATTTTTCTTACCGTCAGGGAAAACATGATCTAGCCAGTGAAGGCTTGTAGAAGAACTGCAGTGCTTGGGAAAATACCAAGTGCTTGGTTACCCAGATGCCCAGAAATTTGAAACCTTTGCTCAGCCCTGTGTATAACTGGCAGCATTAGAAAATGGTTTAAATTCTTATCAAGGAAACGAGAAAGAGATTGAGGCTggggtttttaaattattttttgctGCCACGTTCATTCTAACAGAAATTCTGCCACGGATCCCACTTTGCATGAATCTGTTCCTTAAGGTAGGATGGGTTCTGAAGAGAACATTTGAAATGTAATGTAGGTGAGCAACGCCAGAGAGACAGAGGGTGGTGGGTTTCTGTAATTAAACCAATATGTTAACTGCCTGTATTTTTTTCAGTATAGTTGTTTTCAACATTCACAATCCTAGAACCTGGGGGTGGGCATAGCTTGGGGCCAGAGCACAcattttggatgcagaaggtcctaacttcagtccttgccatttccaAGTTTAAAAAAAGGGGGCCAGGTAGCAGGTAATAGGAAAGCTTAGCCTGAGATCCTGAAGAGCTATGGCCAGCAAGCATAAGCATTACTGTGCAAGATGAACAAAGAGTGTGATGTGGTATAAGGCACATGTTTCTGTCTGCTGACTCCTCTCTAGAGGGAATTACTTGTTGTTAAAACTGTATTCATGTAAACTGTTTTACTTCTTTTGCTTCAATTGTACGATTATATTTTTGCGataacctgccctaggaccttaAAGGTGAAGAAatcttatgaataaataaatgaattgaaCACGTTTGGACGTAGAGACTAACAGCCCAATTCTATGTCTGTTTACTATGATGCAAGCCCCTCCAAGTTCAAGGAAGTGTGTAAAAGTGCATCTAAGGTTGCAGGCCAAGTGTGCCGTTTCATATGATATAGTAAAACATCTGTCTTAACTTTCAGGGTGACTTTGTGGACAGAGGCTATTACAGCCTCGAGACATTTACCTACCTTCTTGCCCTAAAAGCAAAATGGCCCGATCGCATCACACTCTTGCGTGGAAATCATGAAAGCAGACAGATAACGCAGGTGTATGGATTTTATGGTaagttccccccaccccaccaagcCAAGTCTCAGTTATAATCAATATAAAACCGTGGTGAGTTGGCCTCCCCCAGGAAGGTATGGAGCAAAGGTGTGGAACCTGAGGCTCAGGGGCCAGatgcggccctccaagcctctgtctggtccttgggactcttccccagTCACGCCCTCTCTCTCCCAGGCCTCATCCCTCTCTGGCCCTGGTTCACACCCTGCTTGAGTCTTTTTGCCAGTCCATGAACTCTTACAAtgactcttgctttcctggatggaggatacagagggcCATGTGAAACTagccttactgtacaaaggtcaaaTTTACATGCATTACCCCATGCACTCATGCAGCCCCCCTGATGATTGCCCAGAAATTCTCAGGCTGGGAAAGGTTTTCTTTCTCTATGTCAGGGctgtgtacaacaagataaaaacatttaaaaacaatgcaaaatgatcattaaaatgactggcctgaaagtcaaaagtgagaatCTCTGCCAGAagtgtgttccacagcatggaccGGTGACACTAAATGCCTAGTGTCTGGTTGAGACCAGTTGGGTCTCTGTAACGCAAGGAACAATGAACAGCACTCCTCCTGATGATAACAGAGAGTGAAGCGGTTACCTATTTCGTCAAGGCATTGAAGAAATGCTGACCAGTTAGGACAAAACCTTTACGCAGTCTTGTAAGATAGCAAAATCTCttttacaaggttgttgtgattAGAATGCATGTGGGATGCTACCCAAATTATGTTATTTAGGTGAACAGGCAATGACAGGTTTTCAATCAATATGGGAGCTGCTGCTCCTACAACACTTCTGTTTCGTTTGTCTGAGAAATTCTAACCAATAAAATATGGATTTCTTTATTTCTCTCCATTCCTCTCTCCAATAGATGAATGCCAAACTAAATATGGTAATGCTAATGCCTGGAGATACTGCACCAAAGTCTTTGACATGCTCACGGTAGCAGCGGTAAGGATTTTATTGGAAAAATTATGAGTCACTTTGTCTCTAATCATACATTTGCCAAATGATTTTTGACTTTCAAGATTGTGGTGCTTGTAAAGCATcccttctttttttgttttaaagttaatAGATGAGCAAATCCTCTGCGTACACGGGGGCCTGTCTCCAGACATCAAAACACTGGACCAGATCCGAACCATCGAGCGCAACCAAGAAATCCCACACAAAGGAGCTTTTTGCGACCTCGTTTGGTCTGACCCGGAAGATGTCGACACTTGGGCCATTAGTCCCCGAGGAGCTGGCTGGCTGTTTGGGGCAAAAGTCACCAATGAGGTAAAAAACAAAAAGCCCCACACCACCCACCATCCTATAACTTGGGTCATTTTACCATCCATGTGCCTGTCAGTGGCTCTGACCTGCGAGCAAAGTATTGCCTTAGAAAGCAAAACAGCAAGGAGTTTACGACCATGTTTGCCTCTCTGTTCAGAGAACATGTTTGAGCTTTGGAAAATGTCCTGCTTCTCACAACGATCGCATTTGGTGTCCTGCTGCATCCAGGAGtggaggaatctttggccctccagatgttgctgaactacagctcccatcagccccagcaagcaaagCCAATgcgtggggatgatgggagttgtcattcagcaacatccgcagggccaaaggttccccacacctgcgttATTTGCAAGAGACGTTAAGGCTGGGTGTGCCCATTCCATCCCATTCACACTGCTAACAAGTGCTGATGGTGTATTCGTCGCCCAGTAGAAATCTTGTGTTGAGGGAAATTTAATTGAAAACTATGATACTGCTATAATGTCGTGTGTCTGGATGCAGGAATCAAAGTGATAGTACTTCATGTTGAAAATGCCTTCATGCTGTCTCCAGAATCACTGGACCACTGGCTTGGCTTACATATTCTTAGAGGTAATGTTTGGCTCTCAGGATCACATTGTTTTAGAAGCACCTATCGtaactgagaagctgagagctaaAAGGGGAGAATGTCCTCGGAAGGAAGCCGCAGGATTAGGCTAAGAGAATGTCATCTCCTtgtgctgtttgtgtgtgtgttggcttcTGAAGGATTGCCTTGGCTCTTTATCAGTGAAAATGGGGGGGGTGCCTCCtccaacatattttttaaaaaagtgttttaattTAAAACTTTCTCCAAACCAATACAGAGCACTTCCAGTGCAAATAACAATAAAAGAAACACACATTTGACAATAAGTAACAAAGAAGTGCAGAAAAATAGCTCCTGAACTTTGCAATAACCATCATGACATAATAGTGTAACCAAAGGATTCCTCTCATAGCTCTGGTTATACTTACTGCATTCTGAAAAGTCctcccatatcaggtgtttaaatATCCTTCACTGTGTTTCCTGTAAATGTTCTTAatttcctcctctcttttttttaacgCTCCAGTTTGTCCACATCAACAACTTAAAGCTCATCTGCCGAGCCCACCAGCTGGTGCACGAAGGTTATAAGTTCATGTTTGATGAGAAGCTGGTCACGGTGTGGTCTGCTCCAAACTACTGCTATCGCTGTGGAAACATTGCCTCAATCATGGTATTTAAAGATGTAAATACGAGAGAACCAAAGCTCTTCCGTGCTGTCCCAGACTCAGAACGTGTGATCCCCCCGAGAACGACCACACCGTATTTCCTCTGAGACCGGGCTCTGCCCCTTGTACTGTTTTCTTTTGTCACATACTTTTTATCGAGCACTTTGCTGCTGAAATGCTGCCtcttgccttttttatttttaaattatctaAATGTGTTGTATATTGTCTATAGTGACGCATCTCTTAATTTCCTACCCGCATACATGCCTCCTCTCCCACACCTCACCTCCCCGACTGGTCCGAGCGAGTGCTTTTGAAATATCCCTGAACATTTACCTTGCTGGGTTTTTTGTAGTGCTTGtgatttttctgggtttttttgggggggggcgttcttttctttcttttgtttaggGAAACTGCATTTTCCCTTTaaaattttcaaaaaataaaaacagagcaAAACATCAGAACTAGTCTGATCTCCTTATTTCATCTAGGGGGTTGTCTTGGGGGAGGCTATTTTTGGATAAGGTTTTAAGAAATTTCAGCAGCAAAGTTGTGTTTAGTGTACGTGATGGGTCTTTCCAAGCCCAGCTAGTATACATACATCTAAGATGTAAAAAATGAATTGTCCTGGTTTATATTTTGAGTTAAGCCAGCATAAATAAGTGATTTAAAAGTCTGCCCCTGATTTTtctttgttgcttttttttttaggatTTAAACTAAAATACAAAACCCGGTACAGGTATTTGAATTTGTACATTAAAATAATTGTTCTGATTTTTCTCAGATACCTTGTATTTTTAATAAAGTCATATCTTGAAGTCAACTTCTAGGTTAAGCATTCAAAATAAAACCCTACATTGCTGATGTGAATGTATGTCTTTTCATTCTCTGCTCCCCCACCTCCCTTTTCACAAAGAGAGATTGCACATGTCATTACAGTTTTGCAAAGTAGAGCTTTGTCTCATAAGGACATTGCTTTGAACTCTGGAAACTCCATAGCCCACCGCACctattttttgtacacatttgggTCAAACTATAACTTTTCCTGCTAAGAAGTGGAGAGCCCTACTAATTTTGGATAGGTCT
This window harbors:
- the PPP6C gene encoding serine/threonine-protein phosphatase 6 catalytic subunit; translation: MAPLDLDKYVEIARLCKYLPENDLKRLCDYVCDLLLEESNVQPVSTPVTVCGDIHGQFYDLCELFRTGGQVPDTNYIFMGDFVDRGYYSLETFTYLLALKAKWPDRITLLRGNHESRQITQVYGFYDECQTKYGNANAWRYCTKVFDMLTVAALIDEQILCVHGGLSPDIKTLDQIRTIERNQEIPHKGAFCDLVWSDPEDVDTWAISPRGAGWLFGAKVTNEFVHINNLKLICRAHQLVHEGYKFMFDEKLVTVWSAPNYCYRCGNIASIMVFKDVNTREPKLFRAVPDSERVIPPRTTTPYFL